The nucleotide window AGAAATTTGAACTTTAATGTTCGTTCCAGAAAAACCATTAGAAATTTCAAATACACAAGGGCCACAGTTGTAGAAACCCGCATCAAGGGTGCTGTTAATTTCTCCGGGGGCTAGGGTAAAGAGGTTGGACATTAAACCATTAGCCGGATTGGCATCCGAGTCTAAGGCTGAGTTGCTTCCTGCTTGGAAAGGACTCACCTCGTTAAAGCCATCCGGTTGCACGAACATCACCCTGTAATCCCCTGGTGTTACGTTGGTAAAAGCATAGTAGCCTTCCTCAAGGGTAGAGGAGTTGGGGTTGTTACCGGTGAGGGTAGTAGCCACAATATTCCCTGTAGCATCTAAGAGTTTAACCGTCACCCCATTAATCCCATTTTCTCCCTCATCTTGTACCCCGTCACGATCTTGATCAAACCAAACTCTGTCTCCAATCGTCCCTAATTGTTGATAGCCAAAGTCTTGATTTAAGTTGCTTTGCGCCGCAGGAAGGTTAACCGTTGACATCCCATCAAGTATCCCATCCGAATCGGCGGTTTGTTGTAAGTTACCTGGGAGAGTAGAGGGATCTACCATGATGGTGTAATTACCTTGAGGAAGACTATCAAATAAATATTCTCCATCCCCTTCGGTGATATCGGTAGCGATGGTTTCTCCCGTATCATTGTTAATTAGTTTGAGGAGAACCCCGTTAATCCCGTTTTCTCCCTGATCTTGTATTCCGTCACCATCGTTATCAAACCAAACTCTGTCGCCAATAATTCCTGTGTTGTTATAAAAACCTGCATCAATAGTGGGATCGTATTCACCCGGTTTGATGGTAATCACATCGGATATTAATCCATCAGAGTCTTGTGTGGTATCTATTCCGGCTAAACGGGGACTAATTTCACTAAAATCTTGAGGTTGTTCAAATTGGATTTTATAATTCCCCGCAACGACTTCAAAGTGATATTTCCCGTCCGCATCGGTAACAGAACTTTGGATAACTTCCCCATTTTCAATGACTCCATTGCCATCTACATCAGCCAGTAAGTTAACCGTAACCCCTACTATTTTGTCTTCTCCCTCATCCTGAATTCCATCCCCATTGATATCATTAAAAACAAAGTTTCCTATTTTTGATAACTTAACTTCAGTAATGATAATCTGTGCATCAGGGTTTAAAATACCATCGTTAGTGCCATCGGGGGCAAGGATCACCCCTAATTTTCCGATAATATTTTCTCCAAAAATTGTTGTATATTCAAAAGTGGGAATAAAACCTTCTCCATTAGCTTGAGCAAGAGCGAGAATTTGATTAGTCCTGGTTTGATTCCATCCCCCTAATCTGCTGGTAGAATTTATATCATCAATTAAAGTCCAGATAGCTCGTTGTACGTCCCCATAGGTAAAAAGTTGTCCGTTGGCTGCGGTTTTTCCGACAAAATTTTGGTTGATGATCCAGTTGATTAAATCGAAGTTTTGAGGCTGTTCAATATTGCCCGTTCCTAATAATTCTGGGGGTAGGGTTTCATAACTCGAAAAAACTTTTGCTTGATAAGTTTTTCCCAAACTTAGAGGACGATCGGTATCAATACAGTGGGCATCGTAAGAGCCATCTAAGACTGTTCCCCCACTAACATTAATATCAAGATAACTGGGATTACCAAAAGTGAGGCCCGGATTGGTAAAGGTAAAGGTAACTTGTTCAGGTAAGCTAATACTAAAGTTAGACAAATCAGACATAGTTGGTTGGTTCTCCTGTTAAATATGAGTCAAGGTGAAGGTCAATGAAAAAAAATTGATTAAAATGATACTTTTTTCCAGTAAAAACTTTAATGTTGAGGCTGTCAAGCGTACAAATACTTGAGATTAATTAAATATTTTTAATTAAAATGATATTAAAAATTCATAAAATTAAGTATTATTACTAATAACCCTGATAGTTAACTAAAATCATTTATTGTCTATGCTTCCCTCAGATTTATTAATTTATCGACAAAACGCAGAAACCATAGTTCCTAAACATTTAGCCGTAAACGAGAGTTCTTTTGGTCTAGTGATAGAGCAAATTAACTGCTTTCAGGAATCAGTAGGAAATACTCAAGGGGAACTCGATAAAAAACTTCAGGAATTAGAAGGAGATAGCCCAGATTATCGAATTAAAAGAGGAATGGCTCATCTATTAAAAAATAGTTTTTCTACCTTTGAAATTATCAGTCCAATAGAGCCTCAAAAGTTACGTCAACGGGTATTTTCCCAAAGTTGTACTACTGTGCCTATTCCTAAAAATAGAAATCAGACTTTAGAAGGATTAGCAAGTCATTTAAGTAAGGAACTTAATCGGGAAGTTTTACCCTCAGAAATTGAAAGAGGACTCTATGCAGATTTATTAGAAAATCGTATTTTAACTCAATTTGAAGCCCCGACTCCAGAAGAGTTAATTCATCGCTATAATCTCTCTCAAGTGCAAGGGATTTTTTACCGGGCGAGTCATCTTATTATTAATGCTCATCGCAATGATCCGGGGGAATATAAATTACTATTTCGCTATCTAAAATTATTTCAATTAATGGCTTATATTGAAGGGGATGCAGACACAGGATTTACGATTACCATAGATGGCCCAACCAGTTTATTTAAACCGAGTACCCGGTATGGGTTAGCGATAGCCAAAATGATTCCGGCTTTATTGCACGTGAGTAAATGGAATCTTCAGGCTAAATTACACTATAAAGACCCTTATACAGGGGGAGAAAAAACTAAACGTTTTACTCTAGAGGATAATTGCGGGTTAGTGACTCATTATCCCAAAGGAAAGACTTATGACAGTATGTTAGAAGAATCTTTTGCTAAACGATGGCATAAATTAAATACAGTTTGGCGGTTAGAAAGAGAGGTTGATTTAGTTCCTTTACCAGGGAGTGTGATGATTCCTGATTTTCGTTTAGTTCATCCTGACGGACGCGATTTTTTGTTAGAAATTGTGGGGTATTGGCGACCTGAATATTTACAAAAGAAATTCTATCAAGTCCGTAGTGCTGATGCAGATAATTTAATTTTAGCGGTTTCGGAACGATTAAATTTAGAGAAAGCAGGGGTTAAATTTAAGGATATACCGGCGCGAGTGATTTGGTTTAAGGATAAGTTATCTCCTCAAGCAGTATTAAATATTTTGGATTAATATTATAGTTAATCCGTTTGTTATACCCATTCTAAAAATTTTAGCTACACAATCTTCTCGCTCAAATTGTAGGATGCGTCCCCGACGCATCAAAGACTGTAGTTTTATTTTTCAGAAATGGTATTAAGTACAATTCTTGTTTGAGGCAAGGCAGGAGGCAGAATAGTTTTTGTACATTAGTAAAAGATTAACTATAATCATTTTTTTCCTTTTTCCCCTGCCTTCATTTCTTACTGATTAACCCTCATTTTTATCCCGGTAGAAGGAGTAAAAGTAACACTTCTACGCATGGGTTTAACCTCTTTGGGTTCTAATAAGGTTAATTGAGTTTGTTTGAGAATGGTTGCTAGGACTAACTTCATTTCAAATAAAGCGAAAGCATACCCTAAGCAGCGACGGTTTCCCCCTCCAAAAGGTAAATATTCATAAGGAGAAAATTGTCTTTCTAAAAAACGTTCTGGCCGAAATTGTTTTGCGTTAGGATAAATATCTTCTCGATGATGAACTGAATAAATACTCGGTAATAAAGTCATGCCGGGTTCTATTTGATAACCCATGATTTCCATCGGGACTTTTGTTTTTCGGGAAAAAGCAAAAATAGCCACTGGATAAATGCGTAAAGTTTCCGCACACACCGCCGACAAATAGGGCAATTTAGCAACGGTTATCCCTTCATTTTCAACATCAACCTCTTTTAATTCTTCCAGCAATTTTTGTTTAATTTCTGGTTGTCGATGAATCCAATAAAACGCCCAAGCAATAGCTGATGCAGTCGTTTCATGACCGGCAAATAATAGAGTCATCAATTCATCTCGTAACTCTTGATCACTCATAGATTGTCCGTTTTCATCTTTAGCGGATATCATTAAACTTAATATATCTTCTGTTGGGAGTTGATGACGACGTTCTTTAATTTCTGTAAACAGAATTTCGTCTATTTCTTGTCTCAGACGCAAATATTTTCCCCAAGGACTCCATGCTCCTAAATCCTTTTGTAAAATTGGATAAAAAAGGAACATTGCTCCCCAAACTTTATTAAAAATTTCTAAAAATTCGTTTAATAAGTGTTGTAAGCGTTCTAATTTTTCTCCCTGATGAACGCCAAAAACCGTCTCAATAATCACTCTCAGAGTAATTTCTTGGGTGGATTGACGCATCAAAA belongs to Gloeothece citriformis PCC 7424 and includes:
- a CDS encoding cytochrome P450, which encodes MTTVISSETKSHQPLPKITAPVWLQTVEALFQPLEYLEKQRSRMGDIYWGESFAFPHLVIIGDPKGIEQVFTADPNCFEIGNSNKIVHPIVGGYSLILLDGQSHQQQRKLLMPPFHGERMRNYGQTIYNVTQQVMEKWPKNQPFLMRQSTQEITLRVIIETVFGVHQGEKLERLQHLLNEFLEIFNKVWGAMFLFYPILQKDLGAWSPWGKYLRLRQEIDEILFTEIKERRHQLPTEDILSLMISAKDENGQSMSDQELRDELMTLLFAGHETTASAIAWAFYWIHRQPEIKQKLLEELKEVDVENEGITVAKLPYLSAVCAETLRIYPVAIFAFSRKTKVPMEIMGYQIEPGMTLLPSIYSVHHREDIYPNAKQFRPERFLERQFSPYEYLPFGGGNRRCLGYAFALFEMKLVLATILKQTQLTLLEPKEVKPMRRSVTFTPSTGIKMRVNQ
- a CDS encoding DUF790 family protein — encoded protein: MLPSDLLIYRQNAETIVPKHLAVNESSFGLVIEQINCFQESVGNTQGELDKKLQELEGDSPDYRIKRGMAHLLKNSFSTFEIISPIEPQKLRQRVFSQSCTTVPIPKNRNQTLEGLASHLSKELNREVLPSEIERGLYADLLENRILTQFEAPTPEELIHRYNLSQVQGIFYRASHLIINAHRNDPGEYKLLFRYLKLFQLMAYIEGDADTGFTITIDGPTSLFKPSTRYGLAIAKMIPALLHVSKWNLQAKLHYKDPYTGGEKTKRFTLEDNCGLVTHYPKGKTYDSMLEESFAKRWHKLNTVWRLEREVDLVPLPGSVMIPDFRLVHPDGRDFLLEIVGYWRPEYLQKKFYQVRSADADNLILAVSERLNLEKAGVKFKDIPARVIWFKDKLSPQAVLNILD
- a CDS encoding SdrD B-like domain-containing protein → MSDLSNFSISLPEQVTFTFTNPGLTFGNPSYLDINVSGGTVLDGSYDAHCIDTDRPLSLGKTYQAKVFSSYETLPPELLGTGNIEQPQNFDLINWIINQNFVGKTAANGQLFTYGDVQRAIWTLIDDINSTSRLGGWNQTRTNQILALAQANGEGFIPTFEYTTIFGENIIGKLGVILAPDGTNDGILNPDAQIIITEVKLSKIGNFVFNDINGDGIQDEGEDKIVGVTVNLLADVDGNGVIENGEVIQSSVTDADGKYHFEVVAGNYKIQFEQPQDFSEISPRLAGIDTTQDSDGLISDVITIKPGEYDPTIDAGFYNNTGIIGDRVWFDNDGDGIQDQGENGINGVLLKLINNDTGETIATDITEGDGEYLFDSLPQGNYTIMVDPSTLPGNLQQTADSDGILDGMSTVNLPAAQSNLNQDFGYQQLGTIGDRVWFDQDRDGVQDEGENGINGVTVKLLDATGNIVATTLTGNNPNSSTLEEGYYAFTNVTPGDYRVMFVQPDGFNEVSPFQAGSNSALDSDANPANGLMSNLFTLAPGEINSTLDAGFYNCGPCVFEISNGFSGTNIKVQISMEEIEGGVKFTVTETDPNLIGDIRGLFFHINDESLLKQLKVNGSDITDYEFKANSVQDLGNGVNMNGDGNIHKYDIGIEFGTQGISQDDIQSTTFIISHKTVELNVEDFLNQEFGVRLTSVGQPNSREQSSKIFGYSPEDCCDSIFSNSLLAMNPIAI